A single genomic interval of Halorubrum aethiopicum harbors:
- a CDS encoding threonine-phosphate decarboxylase: protein MDAEALDDIDRVPHGGATDPGVIDFSANTNPETPSGVTAVYDSALSASSRYPADDYVPFRAAAADYVDCVPAEVIPTAGAMAGMRLLFALALDDDDSAVVPEPSFGEYAREVRLQGGRSVPVAHDAVLDVDPADHALVVVCTPNNPTGELADRDDLLRFAARCREAETTLFVDEAFLDFTSQRSLAGEPGVVVGRSLTKMFGLPGLRAGFLVATGRLRDRLDRGRLPWGVSTPAAAVGTHCLRRTEFVERTRERVAAERERVRERLATEWEVYPSDAPFLLFDTGTDDPDAVLAAARERGVVLRDARTFPRLDGHLRTAIRRPRENDRLLDALGV from the coding sequence ATGGACGCGGAGGCGCTGGACGACATCGATCGGGTGCCTCACGGCGGAGCCACGGACCCCGGCGTGATAGACTTCAGCGCGAACACGAACCCGGAGACGCCCTCGGGGGTGACCGCCGTCTACGACTCGGCGCTGTCGGCGTCGTCGAGATACCCGGCCGACGACTACGTGCCCTTCCGCGCCGCCGCCGCCGACTACGTCGACTGCGTCCCCGCCGAGGTGATCCCGACCGCGGGCGCGATGGCCGGGATGCGGCTGCTGTTCGCGCTCGCGCTCGACGACGACGACTCCGCCGTCGTCCCCGAGCCGTCCTTCGGGGAGTACGCCCGCGAGGTCCGCCTCCAGGGCGGCCGATCGGTGCCGGTCGCTCACGACGCGGTCCTCGACGTCGACCCGGCCGACCACGCGCTCGTCGTCGTCTGTACGCCGAACAACCCGACTGGGGAGCTCGCCGACCGCGACGACCTCCTCCGGTTCGCCGCGCGCTGTCGGGAGGCGGAGACGACGCTGTTCGTCGACGAGGCGTTCCTCGATTTTACCTCCCAGCGGTCGCTCGCGGGCGAGCCCGGCGTCGTCGTCGGGCGCTCGCTCACCAAGATGTTCGGCCTGCCCGGACTGCGCGCCGGCTTCCTCGTCGCGACCGGGCGGCTCCGCGACCGGCTTGACCGCGGGCGGCTCCCTTGGGGGGTGTCGACGCCGGCGGCCGCGGTCGGCACCCACTGCCTCCGGCGGACGGAGTTCGTCGAACGAACCCGCGAGCGTGTTGCCGCCGAGCGCGAACGCGTCCGCGAGCGCCTCGCGACCGAGTGGGAGGTGTACCCCTCCGACGCGCCGTTCCTCCTCTTCGACACCGGGACGGACGACCCCGACGCCGTGCTCGCGGCCGCCAGGGAGCGGGGGGTCGTGCTCCGGGACGCCCGGACGTTCCCGCGGCTCGACGGCCACCTCCGGACCGCGATCCGTCGGCCGCGTGAGAACGACCGGCTCCTCGACGCGCTCGGCGTATGA
- a CDS encoding adenosylcobinamide amidohydrolase yields the protein MSPRSPVFRADVADGVCRFWRTDGPTRFLSTGFDGGVRVADAAHNVTVPEGWDDAGRRDLREYVDRRVRDAGFEAGGDGASGDRSAAPALLTGVDQRHARLARLDGATVVATAGVSNPAALSVTSVDGDAVDDGPARVDAGTDGDTTGRGDVDGDDAGGEGDDAPPAGTVNLLVGTERALESGALANLVAVAAEAKAATLLATVGFPGTTSDAVVVGCPTDTGPGGPEADDREPAAFSGAATPVGSAVRACVRDAVRASLVSRYGPELEEAPASVADAEYGVVTDRPARVSTPDATDPASGETPAADR from the coding sequence ATGAGTCCCCGCTCGCCCGTTTTCCGCGCCGACGTCGCCGACGGAGTCTGTCGTTTTTGGAGAACGGACGGCCCGACGCGGTTCCTCTCGACCGGCTTCGACGGCGGCGTTCGGGTCGCCGACGCAGCCCACAACGTGACGGTTCCGGAGGGGTGGGACGACGCGGGACGCCGGGACCTCCGCGAGTACGTCGACCGCCGCGTCCGGGACGCCGGCTTCGAGGCGGGGGGCGATGGGGCGAGCGGCGATCGATCCGCCGCTCCCGCGCTGCTGACCGGGGTCGACCAGCGGCACGCCCGGCTCGCGCGACTCGACGGGGCGACCGTGGTCGCCACCGCGGGCGTCTCGAACCCGGCCGCGCTGTCCGTCACGAGCGTGGATGGCGACGCCGTCGACGACGGGCCCGCCCGCGTCGACGCCGGTACCGACGGCGACACCACCGGGCGAGGCGACGTCGACGGGGACGACGCCGGCGGCGAGGGCGACGACGCGCCTCCAGCCGGCACCGTCAACCTCCTCGTCGGCACGGAGCGGGCGCTCGAATCGGGCGCGCTCGCGAACCTCGTTGCGGTCGCCGCCGAGGCGAAGGCGGCGACGCTGCTCGCGACGGTCGGGTTCCCCGGCACGACGAGCGACGCGGTCGTCGTCGGCTGTCCGACCGACACGGGTCCGGGAGGTCCGGAGGCCGACGACCGCGAGCCGGCCGCCTTCTCCGGTGCCGCCACCCCGGTCGGGTCGGCGGTCCGCGCGTGCGTCCGGGACGCGGTGCGCGCCTCGCTCGTCTCGCGGTACGGACCGGAGCTCGAGGAGGCACCGGCGTCGGTCGCGGACGCCGAGTACGGCGTCGTGACCGATCGGCCGGCACGCGTCTCGACCCCGGACGCCACCGATCCGGCGTCCGGAGAGACGCCTGCGGCCGATCGGTAG
- a CDS encoding ATP-binding protein, whose translation MTRGAADRDGTPPFSGRYGGLLVAGVGFAVTRLFVAEAVMLSGGPLAVAATAGSLVVGLAVSVAGVALAVGAFDAAYVADVARGCLLGVGVMIAALAVTVAATGFGMIGAAIGTQLLAANVLLAGAVGGMVNGHRKATLRRRREAIGRGANRARFINRLLRHEVLNAASIVDGHAELLRERDENGDGSRSVDAIRRSAARIESTIHGVGTIAEEREAVPVRLSPAVASAVESAATRDAHGEAVDAGTVVDVDLGPAERVEVDADDRLSVVFERLVEHAVDVRGADRVRVEGAVERHDAAVTIVDDGEPLSERRRDVLERGAFPEYDDPTSGFALQAVSLLVGEYGGRIRVTNGEDTRVSVRLPRASADAAVATVGVPYPDLRRAVVAGIGAGAVMGGVFWLSSGGVLPVIGALYGAESAAIGWVTHLFHSVVFALLFVAGASISTLRDRIGSPARTAAAGLSWGIVLWLAAAGLVMPLWLRAVGIPAPLPNLPWTGLVSHAVWGVTLGVGYLLLGGRFDGNASSTVTDDASRSTDADPERSIGS comes from the coding sequence ATGACTCGGGGAGCCGCCGACCGCGACGGGACGCCGCCGTTTTCCGGCCGGTACGGCGGGCTCCTCGTCGCGGGGGTCGGGTTCGCGGTCACCCGCCTCTTCGTCGCCGAGGCGGTCATGCTCTCCGGCGGCCCGCTGGCCGTCGCCGCCACCGCCGGATCGCTCGTCGTCGGCCTCGCCGTGAGCGTCGCGGGCGTCGCCCTCGCGGTCGGCGCGTTCGACGCGGCGTACGTCGCCGACGTCGCCCGCGGCTGTCTGCTCGGCGTGGGCGTGATGATCGCCGCGCTCGCGGTCACGGTCGCGGCGACCGGATTCGGGATGATCGGCGCGGCGATCGGGACGCAACTGCTCGCCGCGAACGTCCTGCTCGCCGGCGCGGTCGGCGGGATGGTCAACGGCCACCGGAAGGCCACCCTCCGGCGTCGGCGGGAGGCGATCGGGCGGGGCGCGAACCGGGCCCGGTTCATCAACCGGCTCCTGCGCCACGAGGTGTTGAACGCGGCGTCGATCGTCGACGGCCACGCCGAACTGCTCCGAGAGCGGGACGAGAACGGGGACGGGAGCCGCTCGGTCGACGCGATCCGGCGGAGCGCCGCCCGGATCGAGTCGACGATACACGGGGTCGGAACCATCGCCGAGGAGCGGGAGGCGGTGCCGGTTCGGCTCTCGCCGGCGGTCGCGTCCGCGGTCGAGTCGGCGGCGACGCGCGACGCCCACGGGGAGGCCGTCGACGCTGGCACCGTCGTCGACGTCGACCTCGGCCCCGCCGAACGCGTCGAAGTCGACGCCGACGACCGGCTCTCCGTCGTGTTCGAGCGGCTGGTCGAGCACGCGGTCGACGTCCGCGGGGCCGACCGCGTCCGCGTCGAGGGGGCTGTCGAGCGACACGACGCGGCGGTGACGATCGTCGACGACGGGGAGCCGCTCTCCGAGCGGCGGCGGGACGTGCTCGAGCGTGGCGCGTTCCCGGAGTACGACGACCCGACGAGCGGGTTCGCCCTCCAGGCGGTCTCCCTGCTCGTCGGCGAGTACGGCGGGCGGATCCGCGTGACGAACGGGGAGGACACCCGCGTCTCGGTGCGGCTCCCGCGGGCGAGCGCCGACGCCGCGGTGGCGACGGTCGGCGTTCCCTATCCCGACCTCCGGCGGGCCGTCGTGGCCGGGATCGGCGCGGGAGCCGTGATGGGCGGCGTGTTCTGGCTCTCGAGCGGCGGCGTGCTCCCGGTGATCGGCGCGCTCTACGGCGCCGAAAGCGCCGCCATCGGCTGGGTGACCCACCTGTTCCACAGCGTCGTGTTCGCGTTGCTCTTCGTCGCCGGTGCGTCGATCTCGACGCTCCGCGACCGGATCGGCTCGCCGGCCCGGACGGCGGCCGCCGGCCTCTCGTGGGGAATCGTCCTCTGGTTGGCCGCCGCGGGCCTGGTCATGCCGCTGTGGCTCCGTGCGGTCGGGATCCCGGCACCGCTGCCGAACCTCCCCTGGACCGGCCTCGTCTCGCACGCCGTCTGGGGAGTGACCCTCGGCGTCGGGTATCTCCTCCTCGGCGGCCGGTTCGACGGGAACGCGTCGTCGACCGTGACCGACGACGCCTCGCGGTCGACCGACGCCGACCCCGAGCGATCGATCGGTTCCTGA
- a CDS encoding MBL fold metallo-hydrolase, translated as MDRSDADESGSPPAVTRVEVPVDTRAATGTTNAYLVNGLLVDPAARTAALDAAVAEHGAAADDDAETGIEAIAVTHTHPDHVGAVADYAARTDATVHAHADHVDRFREATGIDPDATFRDGDAIGTTGVRALETPGHAPDHVAFAVADGGGDGGSGGDGGSEGGDDDATGADPPAEALVGDLAVATGSVVVGAPEGDLREYLASLERVRDRDFSRLHPGHGPASDDPAAACDRLIDHRTEREERVLAAVEAGATDVESVLEAAYEKDLTGVEDLARATVRAHLTKLVADGRIDASWIDG; from the coding sequence ATGGATCGGTCGGACGCGGACGAGTCCGGATCGCCCCCCGCGGTCACCCGCGTCGAGGTCCCGGTCGACACCCGTGCCGCGACGGGAACGACGAACGCGTACCTCGTGAACGGGCTCCTCGTCGACCCCGCGGCCCGGACGGCGGCGTTGGACGCGGCCGTGGCGGAACACGGGGCGGCGGCGGACGACGACGCTGAAACCGGGATCGAGGCGATCGCCGTCACCCACACGCACCCGGACCACGTCGGCGCGGTCGCCGACTACGCGGCCCGGACGGACGCGACCGTCCATGCACACGCGGACCACGTCGATCGGTTCCGCGAGGCGACCGGGATCGACCCGGACGCGACGTTCCGCGACGGCGACGCGATCGGGACGACCGGCGTCCGCGCGCTCGAGACGCCCGGACACGCCCCCGACCACGTCGCGTTCGCGGTCGCGGATGGGGGCGGAGACGGCGGAAGCGGAGGAGACGGCGGGAGCGAGGGAGGTGATGACGACGCTACCGGGGCCGACCCGCCGGCGGAGGCGCTCGTCGGCGACCTCGCGGTCGCGACGGGAAGCGTCGTCGTGGGCGCGCCCGAGGGCGACCTCCGCGAGTACCTCGCGAGCCTGGAGCGGGTCCGGGATCGCGACTTCTCCCGGCTCCACCCTGGCCACGGGCCCGCGAGCGACGACCCGGCGGCGGCCTGCGACCGACTGATCGACCACCGGACCGAGCGCGAAGAGCGGGTGCTCGCGGCGGTGGAGGCGGGCGCGACCGACGTCGAGTCGGTTCTCGAGGCGGCCTACGAGAAGGACCTGACCGGCGTCGAGGACCTCGCGCGGGCGACGGTCCGCGCGCACTTGACGAAACTCGTCGCCGATGGGCGGATCGACGCGTCGTGGATCGACGGCTAG
- a CDS encoding radical SAM protein, producing MTDPADLSVTVVDGYVDEPAHFGVPPYVSTYPRYTAGALVDAGVPEGQITYHTIDELRDDRNKRADVADADLFVYVGGMTVPGSYVGGTPAEPDEVRELGWTADGVTLLGGPVRFGVGEENAGAQETERDDLDYDFVAKGDVEAAAHDLVANGLEGFNDRMRDNDEVDRWAAKGAFVVEHHPNHPDYLICEMETSRGCAYRCSFCTEPLYGNPSFREARSVVDEVDALSERGVKHFRLGRQADILAFGGDGEAPNPDALRELYGGIREVAPDLETLHLDNMNPVTITDYPEASREAIRVIAEHNTPGDTAAFGLESADPVVQEENNLLVTAEECLEAVRVVNEEGGWRPGDPTAGEPGGVEGPDPDRRYGPSTGPDASPRLPKLLPGINLVHGLAGERPETYEHNKRFLQSVYDEGLMLRRINVRQVMAFAGTEMAETGAEIAKEHRDRFQAYKREVRETIDNPMLDRVVPPGTVLPDVHLEYHQDGKTFGRQLGTYALLVAVPGERELGTAIDVAVTDHGYRSVTGVPYPLDVNAASMDELTAIPGINRNTAGDVVVGRPYETVDAVDAGVADLSRFAVAGDTRVPIPGRERAGSGPGPDARSPLGRGD from the coding sequence ATGACCGATCCGGCCGACCTCTCCGTCACCGTCGTCGACGGCTACGTCGACGAGCCGGCGCACTTCGGGGTGCCGCCGTACGTCTCGACGTACCCGCGGTACACGGCCGGCGCGCTCGTCGACGCGGGCGTCCCCGAGGGACAGATCACCTACCACACCATCGACGAACTCCGCGACGACCGGAACAAACGCGCGGACGTCGCCGACGCGGATCTCTTCGTCTACGTCGGCGGGATGACCGTCCCCGGCAGCTACGTCGGCGGCACGCCCGCCGAGCCGGACGAGGTGCGCGAGCTGGGGTGGACCGCCGACGGCGTCACGCTGCTCGGCGGCCCGGTCCGCTTCGGCGTCGGCGAGGAGAACGCCGGCGCACAGGAGACCGAGCGCGACGACCTCGACTACGACTTCGTCGCGAAGGGGGACGTGGAGGCCGCCGCCCACGACCTCGTCGCGAACGGGCTCGAGGGATTCAACGATCGGATGCGCGACAACGACGAGGTCGACCGGTGGGCGGCGAAGGGGGCGTTCGTCGTCGAACACCACCCCAACCACCCCGACTACCTCATCTGCGAGATGGAGACCTCCCGCGGCTGTGCCTACCGCTGTTCGTTCTGTACGGAGCCGCTCTACGGCAACCCGTCGTTCCGGGAGGCGCGCTCCGTCGTCGACGAGGTGGACGCGCTCTCGGAGAGGGGCGTCAAGCACTTCCGGCTGGGTCGGCAGGCCGACATCCTCGCGTTCGGCGGCGACGGCGAGGCCCCGAACCCCGACGCGCTCCGGGAGCTGTACGGCGGGATCCGCGAGGTCGCGCCCGACCTCGAGACGCTCCACCTCGACAACATGAACCCGGTGACGATCACCGACTACCCCGAGGCCTCCCGCGAGGCGATCCGGGTCATCGCCGAACACAACACGCCGGGCGACACGGCGGCGTTCGGGCTCGAGTCCGCCGACCCGGTCGTCCAGGAGGAGAACAACCTGCTCGTCACCGCGGAGGAGTGTCTGGAGGCGGTCCGCGTCGTCAACGAGGAGGGCGGCTGGCGGCCGGGCGACCCGACGGCCGGCGAACCCGGCGGCGTCGAGGGGCCGGACCCCGACCGCCGCTACGGCCCCTCCACCGGGCCCGACGCCTCGCCGCGGCTGCCGAAGCTCCTCCCAGGGATCAACCTCGTCCACGGGCTCGCGGGCGAGCGCCCGGAGACGTACGAACACAACAAGCGGTTCCTCCAGTCGGTCTACGACGAGGGACTCATGCTCCGCCGGATCAACGTCCGACAGGTGATGGCGTTCGCGGGCACGGAGATGGCGGAGACCGGCGCGGAGATCGCGAAGGAGCACAGGGACCGCTTCCAGGCGTACAAACGCGAGGTTCGCGAGACGATCGACAACCCGATGCTCGACCGGGTGGTCCCGCCCGGCACGGTCCTCCCCGACGTCCACCTGGAGTACCACCAGGACGGCAAGACGTTCGGCCGTCAGCTCGGCACCTACGCGCTGCTCGTCGCCGTCCCCGGCGAGCGCGAGCTGGGAACCGCCATCGACGTGGCGGTCACGGACCACGGCTACCGCTCCGTGACGGGGGTCCCGTACCCGCTCGACGTCAACGCGGCCTCGATGGACGAGCTGACCGCGATCCCCGGGATCAACCGGAACACGGCGGGAGACGTCGTCGTCGGCCGCCCTTACGAGACCGTCGACGCGGTCGACGCCGGCGTCGCCGACCTCTCGCGGTTCGCGGTCGCCGGCGACACGCGCGTCCCGATCCCCGGCCGCGAGCGCGCCGGCTCCGGCCCCGGTCCCGACGCCAGGTCGCCGCTCGGTCGGGGGGACTGA
- a CDS encoding type II toxin-antitoxin system PemK/MazF family toxin — MAGRGAGGGRGERRGRGRRVSGSDPAFDDLERGHVVLAPDPFKSEDDATRPWVVVNTERHPFDKRQYVVMGLTTRTWYDERIPIEPDQYRHRRAPRDSSVVPHAVASLVPKLMTAYVCRIESEPLDRAVETLSAYL; from the coding sequence GTGGCTGGCCGCGGCGCGGGAGGGGGACGCGGAGAGCGACGAGGACGGGGAAGACGAGTGAGCGGTTCGGATCCCGCCTTCGACGACCTCGAACGAGGTCACGTGGTTCTCGCACCCGACCCGTTCAAATCGGAAGACGACGCGACCCGTCCGTGGGTCGTCGTCAACACCGAACGACATCCCTTCGATAAGCGACAATACGTCGTCATGGGGTTGACGACGAGGACGTGGTACGACGAGCGGATCCCGATCGAACCGGATCAGTATCGTCACCGACGTGCGCCGCGGGACAGTTCGGTAGTTCCGCACGCAGTGGCGTCGCTCGTTCCGAAACTGATGACGGCCTACGTCTGTCGTATCGAGAGCGAACCGCTCGATCGAGCGGTCGAAACGCTTTCTGCGTATCTGTAA